The Eublepharis macularius isolate TG4126 chromosome 8, MPM_Emac_v1.0, whole genome shotgun sequence genome contains a region encoding:
- the SNAPC3 gene encoding snRNA-activating protein complex subunit 3, translating to MAGSSSQDGGAGSSRSNVPQYEEETLEKHTQVFHVGSFGALWREMLRPQDLSLQQAASEEDGDDAVAEEFSCPPDIVSELRDVCSIGALKSRSKEDTEEIPEGTNLVTLTIRKKALERREETHVIDRACRQETFVYEMESHAVGKRPKDPINLVKEGELLLTLNIFYPVIFQKHKICKPYQTMLVLGSQNLTEVRDSISCVSDLQIGGEFSSHPDQAPEHISKDLYKSAFFYFEGIFYNDVRYQECRDLSRTIIEWAESRDRGYANLQAAKMEDYTFNNLNIKVGFPYLYCHQGDCEHIVIITDIRLIHRDDCLDRSLYPLLTKKHWIWTKKCFVCKMYTARWVTNDDSLAPQDPSFFCDVCFQMLHYDADGNKLGEFLAYPYVDPGIFN from the exons ATGGCTGGAAGTAGCAGCCAAGATGGCGGTGCCGGCAGTTCCCGTAGCAACGTTCCCCAATATGAGGAGGAAACGTTGGAGAAGCACACTCAGGTGTTCCACGTGGGCTCCTTTGGGGCTCTTTGGAGGGAGATGTTGCGGCCGCAAGACCTGAGTCTGCAGCAGGCGGCGTCTGAAGAGGACGGCGACGACGCGGTGGCCGAGGAGTTTAGTTGTCCGCCGGACATTGTGTCGGAGCTGAGGGATGTGTGCAG tattGGTGCATTAAAGAGCCGGAGTAAAGAAGATAcagaagaaatacctgaaggcACCAATTTGGTAACTCTCAC AATTAGAAAGAAGGCCCTGGAAAGACGAGAAGAAACACACGTTATAGATCGTGCATGTAGACAAGAAACGTTTGTTTATGAGATG gaATCTCATGCAGTTGGAAAGAGACCCAAGGATCCCATTAACTTAGTAAAGGAGGGAGAGCTTCTTTTAACCCTCAATATTTTCTATCCGGTTATATTTCAGAAG CATAAGATCTGCAAGCCCTATCAAACGATGCTGGTTCTAGGCAGCCAAAATCTGACTGAAGTCAGAGATTCGATCTCCTGTGTCAGTGACCTTCAGATTGGTGGGGAGTTCAGCAGTCATCCCGACCAAGCGCCAGAACATATCAGTAAG GATCTTTACAAGTCTGCCTTCTTTTATTTTGAGGGGATTTTTTACAATGACGTGAGGTACCAAGAGTGCAGAGACTTAAGCAG GACAATTATTGAGTGGGCAGAATCTCGAGATAGAGGCTACGCTAATCTTCAGGCTGCTAAAATGGAAGACTACACATTTAATAATTTGAACATCAAAGTTGGCTTCCCGTACCTTTACTGCCACCAGGGAGACTGTGAGCACATAGTTATTATCACAGATATCCG GCTAATTCATCGGGATGATTGTCTAGATAGGAGCCTTTATCCCTTGTTAACCAAGAAACATTGGATATGGACCAAGAAATGCTTTGTTTGCAAAATGTACACAGCCAG ATGGGTGACCAATGACGACAGCCTTGCTCCTCAAGATCCTTCTTTCTTCTGCGATGTTTGTTTCCAAATGCTCCACTATGATGCAGACGGCAACAAATTAGGGGAATTTCTTGCATACCCGTATGTCGATCCTGGAATTTTCAACTGA